Proteins encoded by one window of Thunnus thynnus chromosome 3, fThuThy2.1, whole genome shotgun sequence:
- the LOC137179502 gene encoding fibrous sheath CABYR-binding protein-like isoform X2, with amino-acid sequence MPDLLTAVKILAGSTVEIAAASVGETSLVKAVRQIEEDGKSLDSPLEVLEPEVLEATAEVIAKEGSEEAAVEVNEEELKSAEVPTVEEVADTEDAGTPVVEEVIKEETSAPAASEEEEVAAAPLPEEPATPAPTVEEVEEVQAEDQALVPEAAPEEAVTSTEASPEDATAAEEASPAEEASLAEEASPAEEASPAEEASPAEEVTTTAEDTPVEEETPAVETSVEEAAAEAPAEETLEAVSTHTEAAVVYSAQLAAASAGSDLEVLSAAEPESASEAPVQETKHCHSCHSAPSAGEEVAPPAAVEGQLEVQLVSAEAVDITHEAKEEVSLEEGQTTETMVVVTAQS; translated from the exons ATGCCAGATCTTCTTACAGCTGTGAAGATCTTGGCCGGCTCTACAGTTGAGATTGCAGCAGCATCTGTTGGTGAGACGAGTCTGGTGAAAGCTGTTCGACAAATAGAAGAAGATGGAAAGAGTTTGGATTCCCCGCTGGAGGTGTTAGAACCAGAAGTCCTGGAGGCGACCGCCGAGGTGATAGCTAAAGAAGGATCTGAAGAGGCTGCTGTTGAGGTGAATGAGGAGGAGCTGAAGTCTGCAGAGGTGCCTACTGTTGAGGAAGTGGCTGACACAGAAGATGCAGGAACTCCAGTTGTTGAGGAGGTGATTAAAGAGGAGACATCTGCTCCTGCTGcatcagaggaggaggaggtggcagCTGCACCTCTTCCTGAGGAACCTGCAACTCCAGCACCTACagtggaggaggtggaagaagtTCAGGCTGAGGATCAGGCTCTGGTCCCTGAAGCTGCCCCTGAGGAGGCTGTGACCTCTACAGAGGCCTCACCTGAAGATGCTACTGCCGCTGAGGAGGCTTCACCAGCTGAGGAGGCTTCACTTGCTGAGGAGGCTTCACCAGCTGAGGAGGCTTCACCCGCTGAGGAGGCTTCACCTGCTGAGGAGGTCACCACCACTGCTGAAGATACTCCAGTGGAAGAAGAAACACCGGCTGTTGAGACATCAGTGGAGGAGGCAGCAGCTGAAGCTCCAGCAGAGGAGACACTTGAAGCTgtgtcaacacacacagaagctgCAGTTGTGTACTCAGCTCagctggcagcagcctcagccGGGTCAGACCTGGAGGTTCTTTCAGCTGCTGAACCAGAATCTGCATCAGAGGCTCCAGTGCAAGAGACCAAGCACTGCCACTCTTGCCACTCTGCTCCATCAGCAGGAGAGGAGGTGGCGCCACCTGCTGCTGTAGAAGGGCAGCTGGAGGTCCAGCTGGTCAGTGCAGAAGCTGTGGATATAACACATGAAGCCAAGGAGGAGGTGTCACTGGAGGAAGGACAAA CCACAGAGACAATGGTGGTGGTCACCGCCCAGTCATGA
- the LOC137179502 gene encoding fibrous sheath CABYR-binding protein-like isoform X1, translating into MPDLLTAVKILAGSTVEIAAASVGETSLVKAVRQIEEDGKSLDSPLEVLEPEVLEATAEVIAKEGSEEAAVEVNEEELKSAEVPTVEEVADTEDAGTPVVEEVIKEETSAPAASEEEEVAAAPLPEEPATPAPTVEEVEEVQAEDQALVPEAAPEEAVTSTEASPEDATAAEEASPAEEASLAEEASPAEEASPAEEASPAEEVTTTAEDTPVEEETPAVETSVEEAAAEAPAEETLEAVSTHTEAAVVYSAQLAAASAGSDLEVLSAAEPESASEAPVQETKHCHSCHSAPSAGEEVAPPAAVEGQLEVQLVSAEAVDITHEAKEEVSLEEGQKPKVSNWTVKRCSVM; encoded by the exons ATGCCAGATCTTCTTACAGCTGTGAAGATCTTGGCCGGCTCTACAGTTGAGATTGCAGCAGCATCTGTTGGTGAGACGAGTCTGGTGAAAGCTGTTCGACAAATAGAAGAAGATGGAAAGAGTTTGGATTCCCCGCTGGAGGTGTTAGAACCAGAAGTCCTGGAGGCGACCGCCGAGGTGATAGCTAAAGAAGGATCTGAAGAGGCTGCTGTTGAGGTGAATGAGGAGGAGCTGAAGTCTGCAGAGGTGCCTACTGTTGAGGAAGTGGCTGACACAGAAGATGCAGGAACTCCAGTTGTTGAGGAGGTGATTAAAGAGGAGACATCTGCTCCTGCTGcatcagaggaggaggaggtggcagCTGCACCTCTTCCTGAGGAACCTGCAACTCCAGCACCTACagtggaggaggtggaagaagtTCAGGCTGAGGATCAGGCTCTGGTCCCTGAAGCTGCCCCTGAGGAGGCTGTGACCTCTACAGAGGCCTCACCTGAAGATGCTACTGCCGCTGAGGAGGCTTCACCAGCTGAGGAGGCTTCACTTGCTGAGGAGGCTTCACCAGCTGAGGAGGCTTCACCCGCTGAGGAGGCTTCACCTGCTGAGGAGGTCACCACCACTGCTGAAGATACTCCAGTGGAAGAAGAAACACCGGCTGTTGAGACATCAGTGGAGGAGGCAGCAGCTGAAGCTCCAGCAGAGGAGACACTTGAAGCTgtgtcaacacacacagaagctgCAGTTGTGTACTCAGCTCagctggcagcagcctcagccGGGTCAGACCTGGAGGTTCTTTCAGCTGCTGAACCAGAATCTGCATCAGAGGCTCCAGTGCAAGAGACCAAGCACTGCCACTCTTGCCACTCTGCTCCATCAGCAGGAGAGGAGGTGGCGCCACCTGCTGCTGTAGAAGGGCAGCTGGAGGTCCAGCTGGTCAGTGCAGAAGCTGTGGATATAACACATGAAGCCAAGGAGGAGGTGTCACTGGAGGAAGGACAAA AGCCAAAGGTGTCTAACTGGACTGTAAAACGCTGCTCAGTGATGTAA
- the LOC137179503 gene encoding uncharacterized protein produces MFCRRAWQRVGPLARRAFQPTSRNAPVRHMAFGVPGGSTNLTYFVLCGGGLTAAVVYAYKTVSGDSERYEDRLANMGSTAKAPAAEAAPEVAAPAAEPAPVEEAAPAAEVVVESVSAPAEPAAETAAEPVVEAVSEEVVAVSEEPAAVAPEVVVIEAAAEPAVAEEAAPPAAVEAVPEAAPVAVEVVAIEEAPAEAPAAESAGTAAVDEVPPAPPAEAETVSAAPEAEATPAAEVAA; encoded by the exons ATGTTCTGCAGACGGGCATGGCAGAGAGTCGGGCCGCTGGCACGGAGGGCTTTCCAGCCAACATCCAGAAACG CTCCAGTGCGACACATGGCCTTTGGGGTTCCTGGTGGCTCCACCAACTTGACATACTTTGTTCTGTGCGGAGGAGGCCTCACTGCTGCAGTGGTCTAT GCCTACAAGACGGTCAGTGGTGATAGTGAGCGCTATGAGGACAGACTCGCCAACATGGGCTCCACAGCAAAGG CTCCTGCAGCTGAGGCAGCACCAGAGGTAGCAGCTCCTGCAGCAGAACCCGCCCCAGTGGAGGAGGCGGCACCAGCCGCTGAAGTCGTCGTCGAGTCTGTCTCCGCTCCTGCAGAACCAGCGGCAGAGACCGCTGCTGAGCCTGTTGTCGAGGCTGTGTCTGAAGAAGTGGTCGCTGTGTCTGAAGAACCAGCTGCCGTGGCCCCCGAGGTGGTCGTTATTGAGGCTGCAGCTGAGCCAGCAGTCGCAGAAGAAGCTGCTCCACCTGCGGCGGTAGAGGCAGTCCCCGAAGCTGCTCCTGTGGCCGTGGAAGTCGTTGCCATTGAAGAGGCGCCAGCAGAGGCCCCCGCAGCAGAGAGTGCTGGTACGGCAGCAGTAGATGAAGTCCCTCCCGCTCCCCCTGCTGAGGCAGAGACTGTCTCTGCAGCTCCTGAGGCTGAGGCCACCCCtgctgcagaggtggctgcataA